Below is a genomic region from Blastocatellia bacterium.
ACAATGGCCAGGGCGCCAGCGGCAGGCGAGGTGAGCAAGCGCACAAGTCACGAGACGAACAGGAGCAGAGGCAACAAAGGGCGTGCAGCGGCGCTGTTTGGAATGGTCGATGGCGAAAGGCCCGACGGTAGCGGAATGAAAGGGGTAGAGGGCGACGCCCAACAAGCGCATGCACCGGAGCGCGGCGAGCGCCTTTCTTGTCATTGGTCCGATTCGTCACGCCGCGCCCGGTGATGCGTGACGTTAGATGCCTACGACTTCAGCCTTGCCCTTTGTCAGTGAAGGCAGAATGGATAGTAATTTAGGGGCTAGAGGCTTCAGATCCACTAATCGATTTGAATGCGATTGCAGAACCAGAACGGCAATATTGAATTTGGGCAGATTCTGTTGGAAAGAGAGGTTCCGATCAACCGTGAGAAAGACATCAAACTCTTTTTCAGCAAGAGCGAGGAGTTCGCCATTCTTAATAGTCGCCCATCCCATCTGCGGTACAGTTTTAACGAAATGTCCTGGCAGCTCTTTGGCGAAGCGTCTATCTACGCATTCGTCTAAAAGAATTCTCATACTATGCCACCATTTTGATCATTTGTTCTTTTGCTTCTTCCAAAAAGGCGATGATCTGCTCCTTACCTACCGTCGGAAAACCATC
It encodes:
- a CDS encoding DUF5615 family PIN-like protein; the protein is MRILLDECVDRRFAKELPGHFVKTVPQMGWATIKNGELLALAEKEFDVFLTVDRNLSFQQNLPKFNIAVLVLQSHSNRLVDLKPLAPKLLSILPSLTKGKAEVVGI